One region of Flavobacterium sp. KACC 22763 genomic DNA includes:
- a CDS encoding MgtC/SapB family protein, translating into MELEIVIRLLLAAFWGALIGAEREYSGKAAGLRTTIMISVGACFFTFMSEWIGGAGNPDRIASNIVTGLGFLCAGVIFRSDNHVSGITTAATIWSVAAVSMGVGAGYYFASACAALMILSILTVLTFLQNKIDLINAHKTLQITFKRSDSGYARCNELFSVYGVKSKLITQRRNLDHVVLEWQIHGPKKSIESLYASLLQEPIFEELVL; encoded by the coding sequence ATGGAACTAGAAATTGTCATAAGATTGCTTTTAGCAGCATTTTGGGGAGCTTTAATTGGTGCCGAAAGAGAATATAGCGGAAAAGCGGCTGGTCTTCGTACCACAATAATGATTTCTGTGGGAGCTTGTTTCTTTACCTTTATGTCTGAATGGATTGGCGGAGCAGGAAATCCTGATCGAATAGCTTCTAATATTGTAACCGGTTTAGGTTTTCTTTGTGCAGGAGTGATTTTTAGATCAGATAATCATGTTAGCGGTATTACTACGGCGGCAACAATATGGTCGGTTGCGGCTGTAAGTATGGGAGTAGGAGCGGGTTATTATTTTGCATCGGCTTGTGCGGCCTTGATGATTCTTTCCATTCTTACGGTGCTTACTTTTCTTCAGAATAAAATAGACCTCATCAACGCACATAAAACCCTTCAAATAACTTTTAAACGTTCTGATAGCGGATACGCAAGATGCAATGAGCTTTTTTCAGTCTATGGCGTAAAATCAAAACTGATTACACAGCGTCGCAATCTAGATCATGTGGTTTTAGAATGGCAAATACATGGTCCAAAAAAATCTATAGAATCTTTGTATGCATCACTTTTGCAAGAACCTATTTTTGAGGAATTAGTATTATAA